In Candidatus Defluviibacterium haderslevense, the following are encoded in one genomic region:
- a CDS encoding asparagine synthetase B, translating into MKKIILLFSFLIMALSAKSSYLLLPMDLKQINHLKAYGMTYWVINQNIEAFWLLNYRGGSFAFIYTKTFEKECLTRGITYELISDGEFNRIRAEINNPEINQEVMKLEKAPRLAVYTPEFNEKGERIQPWDDAVTMALTYAEIPFDKIYDKEIVNGLLAKYDWLHLHHEDFTGQYGRFYAGYSGQAWYKENQSRQERLAKELGFSKVSQLKLAVSKAIKNFVSGGGFMFAMCSATDSYDIALAAEGVDICANYFDGDADDPNANSKLNFSNTFAFKDFSLIRDPMVYEFSTIDNSSGRKVLPEQDYFNLFDFSAKWDPIPTMLTQNHTRTVKGFMGQTTAFRRENVKSDVLILGDNKAADEVRYIHGTLGFGTWTFYAGHDPEDYQHHVGDPPTDLNLHPNSPGYRLILNNILFPAAKKKERKT; encoded by the coding sequence ATGAAAAAAATAATCTTACTATTTAGCTTCCTCATCATGGCTTTGTCTGCAAAATCATCCTATTTACTACTACCAATGGATTTGAAGCAGATTAATCATTTGAAGGCTTATGGTATGACATATTGGGTTATAAATCAAAACATTGAGGCATTTTGGCTACTTAATTACAGGGGTGGGTCATTCGCTTTTATTTATACCAAAACTTTTGAAAAAGAGTGTCTTACCAGAGGTATAACGTATGAACTCATTTCTGATGGTGAATTTAATCGCATTAGAGCCGAGATTAATAACCCTGAGATCAATCAGGAAGTTATGAAGTTGGAGAAAGCCCCCCGATTAGCTGTATACACCCCTGAGTTCAATGAAAAGGGGGAGCGGATTCAGCCTTGGGACGATGCTGTAACTATGGCCTTGACTTATGCTGAAATACCATTTGATAAAATATATGATAAGGAAATCGTAAATGGACTGTTAGCAAAGTATGATTGGTTACACCTTCATCATGAGGATTTTACAGGACAGTATGGGCGGTTTTATGCAGGGTATAGTGGCCAGGCGTGGTATAAGGAGAATCAATCAAGACAGGAGAGATTGGCGAAAGAGCTGGGATTCAGTAAAGTATCTCAATTGAAATTAGCTGTAAGTAAAGCCATAAAAAACTTCGTATCTGGAGGAGGTTTTATGTTTGCCATGTGTTCTGCAACAGATTCCTATGATATAGCTTTAGCGGCAGAAGGTGTTGATATTTGTGCTAATTATTTTGATGGAGATGCAGATGATCCTAATGCGAATAGCAAATTGAATTTTTCAAATACTTTTGCTTTTAAAGATTTTAGTTTAATCAGAGATCCAATGGTTTATGAATTCTCAACTATAGATAATAGTTCGGGAAGAAAAGTACTTCCTGAGCAAGACTATTTTAATTTATTTGATTTTTCAGCTAAATGGGATCCAATTCCCACGATGTTAACCCAAAATCATACGAGAACTGTTAAGGGATTTATGGGTCAGACCACAGCTTTTAGACGAGAAAATGTAAAATCTGATGTGCTCATTCTTGGAGATAACAAGGCAGCTGATGAAGTGCGTTATATTCATGGAACTTTAGGCTTTGGTACCTGGACGTTTTATGCTGGACATGATCCTGAAGATTACCAACATCATGTTGGAGATCCTCCGACAGATTTAAATCTGCATCCCAATTCTCCCGGCTACCGATTGATACTTAATAATATTTTGTTTCCTGCAGCTAAAAAGAAAGAAAGGAAGACTTGA
- a CDS encoding CAP domain-containing protein, with product MSHLFLFVILVFSDPSNLGLQNYQSEFLNLINEKRRIGCKCNGVKYSKLPPLVWNKQLEIASQAHAEYIYKNKILTHRSKNGARTQQRLEKAGYSWRSFAENVAQGYDTPAEVLQAWIESPSHCQNLMGNYSEMAITKKGDYWVQDFGTPKILKK from the coding sequence ATGTCCCATTTGTTTTTGTTCGTCATATTAGTATTTTCAGATCCTTCAAATTTAGGATTACAAAATTATCAATCCGAATTTTTGAATCTCATTAATGAAAAAAGGAGAATTGGATGCAAGTGCAATGGTGTGAAATATTCTAAATTACCTCCATTGGTATGGAATAAACAATTAGAAATAGCCAGTCAAGCCCACGCTGAATACATTTATAAAAATAAAATTTTAACACATCGGAGTAAAAATGGGGCCAGGACACAACAGCGATTAGAAAAAGCAGGATATTCGTGGAGGTCTTTTGCAGAGAATGTGGCCCAAGGGTATGACACGCCAGCTGAAGTCTTGCAAGCATGGATAGAAAGCCCCTCGCATTGTCAGAATCTTATGGGAAATTATAGCGAAATGGCAATTACTAAAAAAGGCGATTACTGGGTACAAGATTTTGGAACTCCTAAGATTCTAAAAAAATAA
- the bshC gene encoding bacillithiol biosynthesis cysteine-adding enzyme BshC, producing MQTIAPIFAKNRKFLVKPFNVKIEHLNPTQFQEFRKSDLEYWQSPELFINWINNLPDLDHILEQIELKKTNFKNRSQLVDMLLQQYSGFSDTDPIFNQINRLSSNNTYTILCAHQPCLLGGPLFWWYKIANTIKLASILKNKFPEYSFVPIYYSGNEDHDFEEVNHFSVFQQNIQWVSEETGAVGRFKTDGLKSVFETLKNLFGNDPESLHIINQFTLQAADCKTYKDFYRHFVHQIFGAQGLIYFDPDDASAKSLIKDILKAECLNQLIVKHTEQTIQELTKINYPIQAAPRPINLFYLKDQYRERLLFENDLYVTVDSKYKWSKEELIKEIDHHPEYFSPNVLVRPLYQETLFPNIMFVGGGAEISYWMELKQVFNSMNLTYPLLHRRISGWIIPANIQSKINKSILKYSDFTQSAIALEKQYLESTSTLPSAIKNVENELHKVLQQYAVLSNTINDSTHASTLAEIARIEKLTEGLKHKIIKAEKQKFDEQLQKIIKIKEQLFPNNGLQERNQSGIQYYLQYGKSFIDELIDAIEFNNKEVIIFLED from the coding sequence ATGCAAACAATAGCTCCTATCTTTGCAAAAAACCGGAAATTCTTAGTGAAACCATTTAATGTAAAAATAGAACACCTTAATCCCACTCAATTTCAAGAATTTAGGAAATCGGATTTAGAATATTGGCAGTCGCCAGAATTGTTTATTAACTGGATAAACAATCTTCCTGACCTAGATCATATACTCGAACAGATTGAATTGAAAAAAACGAATTTCAAAAACAGATCTCAACTCGTTGATATGCTCCTTCAGCAATATTCTGGTTTTTCTGACACAGACCCAATTTTTAATCAAATAAACAGGTTGTCATCAAACAACACCTACACCATCTTGTGCGCGCATCAGCCTTGCCTATTAGGTGGTCCATTATTTTGGTGGTATAAAATTGCGAATACGATTAAATTAGCTTCGATCCTCAAGAATAAATTTCCAGAATACTCCTTCGTACCCATTTATTATTCAGGAAATGAAGATCATGATTTTGAAGAAGTCAATCATTTTTCTGTATTTCAACAAAATATTCAATGGGTTTCTGAGGAGACTGGCGCAGTAGGCAGATTTAAAACAGATGGCTTAAAATCAGTTTTTGAAACTTTAAAGAATTTATTTGGAAACGACCCCGAATCACTGCACATAATTAATCAATTTACTTTACAAGCAGCAGACTGTAAAACTTACAAAGATTTTTACAGACATTTTGTACATCAGATTTTTGGAGCTCAGGGTCTGATTTATTTTGATCCAGATGATGCATCTGCCAAATCATTGATTAAAGATATTTTGAAAGCAGAATGCTTGAATCAATTGATCGTAAAACATACAGAACAAACGATACAGGAATTAACTAAAATCAATTACCCAATTCAAGCAGCACCACGTCCTATTAATTTATTTTACTTAAAAGATCAATACAGAGAAAGACTCCTCTTTGAAAATGATTTATATGTTACTGTAGATTCTAAATACAAATGGTCTAAGGAAGAATTGATTAAGGAGATAGACCATCATCCGGAATATTTTAGCCCTAATGTATTGGTACGTCCTTTGTACCAAGAAACCCTTTTTCCAAATATCATGTTTGTTGGAGGTGGCGCTGAAATTTCTTATTGGATGGAATTGAAGCAAGTTTTTAATTCTATGAATCTGACCTATCCATTATTACATCGCAGAATCTCAGGATGGATCATTCCCGCAAATATTCAATCAAAAATTAATAAATCCATTTTAAAATATTCTGATTTTACTCAATCTGCTATCGCCTTAGAAAAACAATATTTAGAATCGACCTCTACCCTACCTTCAGCAATAAAAAATGTAGAAAATGAATTACACAAAGTACTCCAACAGTATGCTGTTTTAAGTAATACCATCAACGATTCTACCCATGCTTCGACCCTCGCAGAAATAGCTCGTATAGAAAAACTAACTGAAGGACTAAAGCATAAAATAATTAAGGCTGAAAAACAAAAATTTGATGAACAACTCCAAAAAATAATTAAAATTAAAGAACAACTATTTCCAAACAACGGACTACAAGAAAGAAATCAGTCAGGTATTCAATATTATTTACAATATGGAAAATCTTTCATTGATGAACTTATTGATGCAATAGAATTCAACAATAAAGAAGTTATAATTTTTTTGGAAGATTAG